From one Paenibacillus terrae HPL-003 genomic stretch:
- a CDS encoding LytTR family transcriptional regulator DNA-binding domain-containing protein, with amino-acid sequence MLNLTVSADPRGINGENIAVDKVLFISKGRKRDQILVHTFEKTYYMIGTLSHWESFLNNNGFHFLNVDRSNTLNVEKVKIVNGIFKDAYFECEITKTSKRCPISYHRFGKVIEEMGFINSNIIFTGVATR; translated from the coding sequence ATGCTAAACTTAACCGTGTCAGCTGATCCTCGAGGTATTAACGGTGAAAACATAGCAGTGGACAAGGTTCTTTTCATATCTAAGGGACGTAAGAGAGACCAGATTCTAGTTCACACATTTGAAAAAACATATTACATGATCGGCACCCTAAGCCATTGGGAAAGCTTCCTAAATAATAATGGGTTCCATTTCTTGAATGTGGACAGAAGCAATACTCTGAATGTGGAAAAGGTGAAAATTGTTAATGGCATTTTCAAAGACGCTTACTTTGAATGTGAGATAACAAAAACGTCAAAGAGGTGTCCGATCTCTTATCACCGATTTGGCAAGGTTATAGAGGAAATGGGTTTCATTAATTCGAACATAATCTTCACTGGAGTTGCTACTAGATAG
- the glnA gene encoding type I glutamate--ammonia ligase, translated as MSYTREDILQIAKEENVRFIRLQFTDLLGTIKNVEIPVSQLPKALDNKMMFDGSSIEGYVRIEESDMYLYPDLDTWVVFPWVTSDRVARLICDIYKPDGVPFAGDPRGILKRVLKEAEEMGYTSMNVGPEPEFFLFKTDEKGEPTTELNDQGGYFDLAPMDLGENCRREIVLKLEEMGFEIEASHHEVAPGQHEIDFKYADAVKAADQIQTFKLVVKTIARQHGLHATFMPKPLFGVNGSGMHCNQSLFKDNENVFYDESDELGLSQTARHYMAGILKHARAMAAITNPTVNSYKRLVPGYEAPCYVAWSASNRSPMIRIPASRGLSTRVEVRNPDPAANPYLALAVMLRAGLDGIKRQMALPAPIDRNIYVMSEEERIEEGIPSLPADLKEALSELIRSEVISDALGDHALAYFYELKEIEWDMYRTQVHQWERDQYLTLY; from the coding sequence GTGAGTTATACTAGAGAAGATATTCTTCAGATTGCGAAAGAAGAAAATGTTCGTTTTATTCGTTTGCAGTTTACAGATTTGCTTGGTACGATCAAGAACGTAGAAATTCCGGTTAGTCAACTGCCAAAAGCGCTGGATAACAAAATGATGTTTGACGGTTCTTCCATTGAAGGTTATGTACGCATTGAAGAATCTGACATGTACTTATACCCTGATCTGGATACATGGGTAGTATTTCCTTGGGTAACCTCGGATCGTGTAGCTCGTCTGATCTGCGATATTTATAAGCCGGACGGAGTTCCATTTGCTGGCGATCCGCGCGGTATCTTGAAACGTGTACTTAAGGAAGCAGAAGAAATGGGTTATACTTCGATGAATGTCGGACCGGAGCCTGAATTCTTTCTGTTCAAAACCGATGAAAAGGGCGAACCGACTACAGAATTGAATGACCAAGGTGGATATTTTGACTTGGCACCGATGGATCTGGGTGAAAACTGCCGTCGGGAAATTGTTCTTAAGCTTGAAGAGATGGGCTTTGAAATTGAAGCGTCCCATCATGAAGTTGCACCTGGACAGCATGAGATTGACTTTAAATATGCGGATGCAGTCAAAGCAGCCGATCAGATCCAAACGTTCAAGCTCGTTGTTAAGACGATTGCACGTCAGCATGGTCTGCACGCCACCTTTATGCCTAAACCTTTGTTTGGCGTAAACGGCTCCGGTATGCACTGTAACCAATCGTTGTTCAAGGACAATGAAAATGTATTTTATGACGAATCAGACGAACTCGGATTGAGCCAGACAGCCCGCCATTATATGGCTGGCATTCTCAAGCATGCACGTGCGATGGCAGCAATCACGAATCCAACGGTGAATTCATACAAACGTCTTGTACCGGGTTATGAAGCTCCTTGTTATGTTGCCTGGTCTGCCAGTAACCGTAGTCCGATGATTCGAATTCCAGCATCTCGTGGTTTGAGTACCCGCGTCGAAGTTCGTAATCCTGACCCGGCTGCGAATCCTTATTTGGCACTGGCTGTGATGCTGAGAGCCGGTTTGGATGGTATCAAACGTCAAATGGCTCTACCAGCTCCAATTGATCGTAACATCTATGTTATGTCTGAGGAAGAGCGCATCGAAGAAGGCATTCCAAGCCTGCCTGCAGACTTGAAGGAAGCTTTGTCCGAGCTTATTCGTAGCGAAGTTATCTCTGACGCTCTGGGTGACCATGCACTGGCTTACTTCTACGAGCTTAAGGAAATTGAATGGGATATGTATCGCACACAGGTTCACCAGTGGGAACGTGATCAATATCTGACGCTTTACTAA
- a CDS encoding cyclic lactone autoinducer peptide encodes MYYNAAILLTSLAVVSVSTASLSWIHSPEPPEELLK; translated from the coding sequence ATGTACTACAATGCTGCCATATTACTAACTTCACTTGCAGTTGTATCAGTGAGTACAGCGAGTTTGTCTTGGATTCACAGTCCCGAACCACCTGAAGAACTGTTGAAATAA
- a CDS encoding MerR family transcriptional regulator produces MGDEIRRNMALFPIGIVMKLTDLSARQIRYYEQHNLIVPARTSGNQRLFSFNDVERLLEIKALIEKGVNIAGIKQVMNPVTKESEEATVITADTEVKRREMSDTQLHRLLKQQLVAGKRPGQVSLIQGELSRFFNKR; encoded by the coding sequence ATGGGCGACGAAATTCGCAGAAACATGGCCTTATTTCCAATAGGTATTGTCATGAAGCTAACGGACTTGTCAGCACGTCAGATTCGTTATTATGAACAGCATAACTTGATAGTTCCTGCCCGTACGTCGGGTAACCAACGTCTTTTTTCTTTTAATGATGTAGAGCGCTTGCTTGAAATCAAGGCGTTGATTGAGAAGGGTGTTAACATTGCGGGTATTAAACAAGTCATGAATCCGGTCACCAAGGAATCGGAAGAAGCTACAGTTATTACTGCAGATACGGAAGTCAAACGTCGTGAAATGTCCGATACCCAGCTTCACCGCTTGCTGAAACAACAGCTTGTGGCAGGTAAAAGACCAGGACAGGTATCCCTGATTCAAGGTGAATTATCACGTTTTTTCAATAAGAGATAA
- the lexA gene encoding transcriptional repressor LexA — protein MSKISSRQQAILEFIRNEVRLKGYPPSVREIGEAVGLASSSTVHGHLDRLEKKGLIRRDPTKPRAIELLGQDESDNSNLINYSISRVPVVGKVTAGLPITATENIEDYFPLPQHFVGEDKIFMLSVVGESMIEAGIANGDYVIVRQQQTADNGDIVVAMTDEDEATVKTFYKEKDHIRLQPENPAFEPLRLTHVSILGKVVGLFRDFH, from the coding sequence ATGTCTAAGATTTCAAGCCGCCAGCAGGCCATTCTTGAATTTATCCGCAATGAAGTGCGTCTAAAGGGTTATCCCCCTTCTGTACGCGAAATAGGTGAGGCTGTCGGATTGGCCTCCAGTTCTACGGTTCATGGTCATTTGGATCGTCTGGAGAAAAAGGGACTGATTCGTCGTGATCCAACGAAGCCACGGGCCATCGAGTTACTCGGCCAAGACGAATCGGATAACAGCAACTTGATTAATTACTCAATTAGTCGTGTTCCGGTCGTCGGCAAAGTTACAGCTGGTTTGCCTATTACAGCAACAGAAAATATTGAAGATTACTTTCCTCTTCCCCAGCATTTCGTTGGTGAGGATAAAATATTCATGTTATCTGTTGTAGGAGAAAGCATGATTGAAGCTGGTATTGCCAACGGAGATTATGTCATCGTACGTCAACAGCAGACAGCCGATAACGGCGATATTGTCGTGGCCATGACAGACGAGGACGAGGCTACGGTTAAAACTTTTTACAAGGAAAAAGATCATATCCGACTTCAACCGGAAAATCCGGCCTTTGAACCGCTTCGTCTGACGCACGTCAGTATTTTGGGCAAGGTTGTAGGACTCTTCCGGGACTTCCACTGA
- a CDS encoding aminotransferase class I/II-fold pyridoxal phosphate-dependent enzyme encodes MVVFSPEIQQIQETAERKIQERLQLIDHIVDANQWKVIQAFQRKQVSDFHFAGSTGYAYNDRGREVLEEVYADVFGAEAALVRPHFASGTHTISTALFGVLRPGDELLYITGQPYDTLHKVIGKPGDGTGSLQDFGITYGETALTAEGKVDWKAVEAAIHANTKVIGIQRSRGYDWRASFSVADIEEMTARVKAIKPDVIVFVDNCYGEFTEKLEPTQVGVDLMAGSLIKNPGGGIAETGGYICGKREYVELAAYRLTAPGIGGEVGAMLGTTRGIFQGLFLAPTLVGQAVKGSIFAAAVFEDMGFETKPAWHEERTDLIQAISFSGPEHLIAFVQGIQRAAAVDSHVVPEPWDMPGYEHPVIMAAGTFIQGGSLELSADAPIREPYIGYMQGGLTYSHVKYGVLMALQTMKERKLL; translated from the coding sequence ATGGTAGTTTTTAGTCCGGAAATTCAACAAATTCAGGAAACAGCAGAGCGCAAAATACAGGAACGGCTACAGCTTATAGATCATATTGTAGATGCAAATCAGTGGAAGGTTATTCAGGCATTTCAGCGGAAGCAAGTGAGCGATTTTCATTTTGCCGGTTCCACGGGATATGCGTACAATGACCGAGGGCGTGAGGTACTGGAGGAGGTCTACGCCGATGTGTTCGGTGCGGAGGCGGCATTGGTCCGCCCGCATTTTGCCTCGGGAACTCATACGATTTCCACTGCTTTATTCGGCGTGCTGCGTCCGGGTGATGAGCTGCTGTATATTACGGGACAACCGTACGATACGCTTCACAAAGTGATCGGCAAGCCCGGCGATGGGACTGGGTCATTGCAGGATTTTGGCATTACTTATGGAGAAACGGCGCTGACAGCAGAAGGTAAAGTAGATTGGAAAGCAGTGGAGGCTGCAATCCATGCCAATACGAAGGTGATCGGCATCCAGCGTTCACGTGGCTATGATTGGAGAGCTTCTTTTAGTGTGGCAGATATCGAGGAAATGACAGCCCGCGTAAAGGCGATTAAACCTGACGTTATTGTCTTTGTGGACAATTGTTATGGTGAATTTACCGAAAAGCTGGAGCCTACTCAGGTCGGTGTCGATTTGATGGCAGGTTCACTGATTAAAAATCCCGGCGGCGGCATTGCTGAAACGGGAGGATATATTTGTGGTAAACGGGAGTATGTGGAGTTGGCAGCCTACCGCTTAACTGCGCCTGGAATCGGTGGTGAGGTAGGAGCCATGTTAGGTACCACGAGAGGTATCTTTCAGGGCTTATTTCTTGCTCCAACACTGGTTGGGCAAGCGGTTAAAGGAAGTATATTCGCGGCTGCGGTCTTTGAAGACATGGGATTTGAAACGAAACCTGCCTGGCATGAGGAACGCACCGATTTGATTCAGGCCATTTCTTTTAGCGGACCGGAGCATTTAATTGCTTTTGTCCAAGGAATTCAGCGCGCTGCCGCTGTGGATAGCCATGTGGTACCGGAGCCGTGGGATATGCCGGGCTACGAGCACCCGGTTATTATGGCAGCAGGCACTTTTATACAAGGAGGAAGCCTGGAATTATCTGCAGATGCTCCGATTCGTGAACCCTATATTGGTTACATGCAAGGGGGCTTAACCTACTCTCATGTGAAATATGGAGTGCTGATGGCCCTGCAAACGATGAAAGAACGTAAATTATTGTGA
- a CDS encoding accessory gene regulator B family protein encodes MITIKNLDSIALDIATHIKTVVPDHPASIAVLKHGIAVVINTVSIILLTIGISFITGKVQETVLAMISFSILRQVVGGIHLKSNIVCIVVSTALLTALSFVNLNYNWIVITSISSIILVLVYAPSRIDGKTRIPKRHYPLLKICGVAIIALNLWLAFPVVAASFFVQSLTLIEGRCKK; translated from the coding sequence GTGATTACTATAAAAAATCTTGATTCTATCGCCCTTGATATTGCAACTCATATCAAAACAGTTGTACCGGATCATCCAGCTTCTATTGCGGTTTTAAAACATGGAATAGCCGTTGTGATTAATACAGTTTCAATCATTTTGTTGACTATTGGTATTTCTTTTATTACGGGTAAGGTGCAGGAAACTGTACTGGCGATGATATCTTTTTCTATACTGCGTCAAGTTGTAGGAGGAATACATTTAAAAAGCAATATAGTATGCATTGTTGTATCTACAGCTTTACTTACTGCCCTGTCCTTTGTGAATTTAAACTATAATTGGATAGTTATTACTTCAATATCAAGTATAATACTTGTCTTAGTTTATGCTCCGTCTAGAATAGACGGGAAGACTCGTATACCTAAACGGCACTACCCATTGTTAAAAATTTGCGGAGTTGCAATAATAGCACTTAATTTGTGGCTGGCTTTTCCGGTGGTAGCTGCTAGTTTTTTTGTTCAGAGCTTAACATTAATAGAGGGGAGGTGTAAAAAATGA